In the Bacteroidota bacterium genome, one interval contains:
- the rplU gene encoding 50S ribosomal protein L21, producing the protein MYAIVEISGKQFKVEKGDELNVPLQDKKEKTKLKFDSVLLLDDEGKVKVGTPFVKKTEVLATVVGHGRDKKILVFKKKRRKGYKKKNGHRQNYTTIKIDKIAIAK; encoded by the coding sequence ATGTATGCAATAGTTGAAATAAGTGGAAAACAGTTCAAGGTGGAAAAAGGTGATGAATTAAATGTGCCTTTACAAGATAAAAAAGAGAAAACAAAATTAAAATTTGATTCTGTATTATTATTAGATGATGAAGGAAAGGTAAAAGTTGGAACTCCTTTCGTAAAAAAGACAGAAGTATTAGCAACAGTAGTTGGCCATGGTAGAGATAAGAAAATTTTAGTATTCAAGAAAAAAAGAAGAAAGGGTTATAAAAAGAAGAATGGTCATAGACAGAATTATACTACAATTAAAATTGATAAAATAGCAATTGCAAAATAA
- the rpmA gene encoding 50S ribosomal protein L27: MAHKKGQGSTTNGRRSNPKYLGVKRFGGEQVTAGSIIVRQRGTKFYPGTNAGRGGDDTIFAKADGKVDISRNRGRKYINII; the protein is encoded by the coding sequence ATGGCACATAAAAAAGGACAGGGAAGTACTACTAATGGTCGAAGAAGTAATCCGAAATATCTTGGTGTAAAGAGATTTGGTGGTGAACAGGTAACAGCCGGATCAATCATTGTTAGACAGCGAGGAACAAAATTTTATCCGGGAACAAATGCCGGTCGTGGTGGTGATGATACTATATTTGCAAAAGCAGATGGAAAGGTTGATATTAGTCGTAATCGCGGAAGAAAATATATAAATATTATATAA
- a CDS encoding PspC domain-containing protein, translating to MKYIFYCGKNMLYLDKGDKMSNQKLERSLDERMFVGVLGGLADYLGWDVTILRILYV from the coding sequence ATGAAATATATTTTTTATTGTGGAAAAAATATGTTATATTTAGACAAAGGAGATAAAATGAGTAATCAAAAATTAGAACGATCATTAGATGAAAGAATGTTTGTCGGAGTTTTAGGTGGACTTGCTGATTATTTGGGTTGGGATGTTACTATTTTAAGAATATTGTATGTA